In the Streptomyces formicae genome, one interval contains:
- a CDS encoding ABC transporter permease, with protein sequence MTTFWRRLREQRAALVAAGVVALLVLVALAAPLLTALEGQDPTTYHPELVDSARGGVPIGSFGGISAEHWLGVEPQTGRDLFARLVYGARVSLGVALAATVVQVFLGVAVGIAAGIGSRWVDQLLSRATDVIVALPLMVLALALMAIVPSGFPRPVLVALVIGLVAWGNMAKIVRAQTVTLKELDYVAAARLSGWGTVRIARRELLPALAAPVITYAALLVPVNITVEAALSFLGVGVKPPTASWGQMLTAADVWYQAAPQYLLFPAGALFVTVLALTVLGDGVRTALDPRAASRLRVGTGRRQEAKA encoded by the coding sequence GTGACGACCTTCTGGCGGCGGCTGCGCGAGCAGCGCGCCGCCCTCGTCGCGGCGGGCGTCGTCGCGCTGCTCGTCCTGGTGGCGCTCGCCGCGCCGCTGCTCACCGCCCTGGAGGGGCAGGACCCCACCACGTACCACCCGGAGCTCGTCGACTCGGCGCGCGGCGGCGTGCCCATCGGCTCCTTCGGCGGGATCAGCGCCGAGCACTGGCTCGGCGTCGAACCGCAGACCGGGCGCGACCTCTTCGCCCGCCTCGTGTACGGCGCGCGCGTCTCGCTCGGCGTCGCGCTCGCCGCGACCGTCGTGCAGGTGTTCCTCGGTGTCGCCGTCGGCATCGCGGCCGGGATCGGCAGCCGCTGGGTGGACCAGCTGCTCAGCCGGGCCACCGATGTCATCGTGGCGCTGCCGCTGATGGTCCTCGCGCTCGCCCTGATGGCGATCGTGCCGAGCGGATTCCCGCGTCCCGTGCTGGTCGCGCTGGTCATCGGGCTCGTCGCCTGGGGGAACATGGCCAAGATCGTGCGCGCCCAGACGGTCACGCTCAAGGAACTCGACTACGTCGCCGCCGCGCGGCTCAGCGGCTGGGGCACCGTGCGGATCGCCCGGCGCGAGCTGCTTCCCGCGCTCGCCGCGCCCGTCATCACCTACGCCGCGCTGCTCGTCCCCGTGAACATCACCGTCGAGGCCGCGCTGTCGTTCCTCGGCGTGGGAGTGAAGCCGCCGACTGCGTCGTGGGGACAGATGCTCACGGCCGCCGACGTCTGGTACCAGGCGGCGCCGCAGTACCTGCTGTTCCCGGCGGGCGCGCTGTTCGTCACCGTGCTCGCGCTCACCGTCCTCGGTGACGGGGTGCGCACCGCGCTCGACCCGCGGGCCGCGTCACGGCTGCGGGTCGGCACGGGCCGCAGGCAGGAGGCCAAGGCATGA
- a CDS encoding ABC transporter permease — protein sequence MTGFLLRRLIGAVVTLFAISVIIYVVFYAAPGNVAQITCGPRCSPAQVQQVAEQLRLDDPLYVRYWDFLQGIFVGHDYSTGTAVEHCDAPCLGLSYQSDQQVTALIAAKLPVTGSLALGAMVMWLILGVGTGVLSAWRRGRVSERVLTAVTLAGTATPVFVIGLLLMIVVCGQLQWLPFPQYVDFADDPTQWAWNLLLPWLSLALIEAAKYARLTRSSMLETLADDHVRTFRAYGVGERSIIGRHALRGALAPVIALTANDFGSMFGGAVLSETLFGLPGIGRELVHAVKVVDLPVVVGMVMVTGFFVVLANAVADVLYAVADRRVVLA from the coding sequence ATGACCGGATTCCTGCTGCGGCGCCTGATCGGCGCCGTCGTCACGCTGTTCGCCATCTCGGTGATCATCTACGTGGTGTTCTACGCCGCGCCGGGCAACGTCGCCCAGATCACCTGCGGACCGCGCTGCTCGCCCGCCCAAGTGCAGCAGGTCGCCGAGCAGTTGCGGCTCGACGATCCGCTCTACGTCCGCTACTGGGACTTCTTGCAGGGCATCTTCGTCGGCCATGACTACTCGACCGGCACGGCGGTGGAGCACTGCGACGCGCCCTGCCTCGGCCTCTCCTACCAGAGCGACCAGCAGGTCACCGCGCTGATCGCGGCCAAGCTGCCGGTCACCGGGTCCCTCGCGCTCGGCGCGATGGTGATGTGGCTGATCCTCGGCGTGGGCACCGGCGTGCTCTCCGCCTGGCGGCGCGGCCGGGTCAGCGAGCGGGTGCTCACCGCCGTCACGCTCGCGGGCACGGCGACGCCCGTCTTCGTCATCGGCCTGCTGCTGATGATCGTGGTCTGCGGCCAGCTCCAGTGGCTGCCCTTCCCGCAGTACGTCGACTTCGCCGACGACCCGACGCAGTGGGCGTGGAACCTGCTGCTGCCCTGGCTCTCGCTGGCCCTCATCGAGGCCGCCAAGTACGCGCGCCTGACCCGCTCGTCGATGCTGGAGACGCTCGCCGACGACCACGTGCGCACCTTCCGCGCGTACGGCGTGGGGGAGCGGTCCATCATCGGCAGGCACGCGCTGCGGGGCGCCCTGGCGCCCGTCATCGCGCTGACCGCCAACGACTTCGGGTCGATGTTCGGCGGCGCGGTGCTCAGCGAGACGCTGTTCGGCCTGCCCGGCATCGGGCGCGAACTCGTGCACGCCGTCAAGGTCGTCGACCTGCCGGTGGTGGTCGGGATGGTCATGGTCACCGGCTTCTTCGTGGTGCTCGCCAATGCCGTCGCGGACGTCCTGTACGCGGTGGCCGACCGACGGGTGGTCCTCGCATGA
- a CDS encoding dipeptide ABC transporter ATP-binding protein, translating into MTLVDVTDLSVEFTSGVRAVDGLSFTLDAGGALALVGESGSGKSTVAAALLGLHRGTGARVTGSVLVDGVDVERAPDAELRRLRGGRAAMVFQDPLSSLDPYYAVGDQIAEVYRVHSGASRRAARARAVEVLDRVGIPDAARRSRARPHEFSGGMRQRALIAMALACEPALLVADEPTTALDVTVQAQILDLLHALRQETGMGLLLVTHDVGVAAESVEDVLVMRGGRAVERGAVGDILGAPREAYTRELLDAVPRVDAPRGRPAAEQGDVVLEAVGLRREFGRGRRAVTAVDGVSLTVREGETLGIVGESGSGKTTLGRMLVGLLQPTAGQLRHGGAERPGGRVRTDVQMVFQDPVSSLNPRRSIGESIADPLRARGAEDTLVRERVSDLLSRVGLEPAHYDRYPHEFSGGQRQRVGIARALAAEPRVIVCDEPVSALDVTTQAQVTGLLAELQRELGLALVFIAHDLAVVRQVSDRVAVMRQGRIVECGPAEEVYGAPQDPYTKRLLAAVPALDPEAAARRREARAELAADGQEMAAA; encoded by the coding sequence ATGACTCTCGTAGACGTCACGGATCTCTCCGTGGAGTTCACCTCGGGCGTACGCGCCGTGGACGGCCTCTCCTTCACGCTCGACGCGGGCGGGGCGCTCGCCCTGGTCGGCGAGTCGGGGTCCGGCAAGTCGACCGTGGCGGCCGCGCTGCTCGGGCTGCACCGGGGCACCGGCGCGCGCGTCACCGGCTCCGTCCTCGTCGACGGCGTCGACGTGGAGCGGGCACCGGACGCGGAGCTGCGGCGGCTGCGCGGCGGGAGGGCCGCGATGGTCTTCCAGGATCCGCTGTCCTCCCTCGACCCGTACTACGCGGTGGGCGACCAGATCGCCGAGGTGTACCGGGTGCACTCGGGAGCCTCCCGGCGAGCGGCACGCGCGCGTGCCGTGGAGGTGCTCGACCGGGTCGGCATTCCCGACGCGGCCCGCCGCTCGCGGGCGCGGCCGCACGAGTTCAGCGGCGGCATGCGCCAACGCGCGCTCATCGCCATGGCGTTGGCCTGCGAACCCGCGCTCCTGGTCGCCGACGAGCCGACCACCGCGCTCGACGTGACCGTGCAGGCCCAGATCCTCGACCTGCTGCACGCGCTGCGCCAGGAGACCGGCATGGGGCTGCTCCTGGTCACGCACGACGTGGGGGTCGCCGCGGAGAGCGTGGAGGACGTCCTGGTCATGCGCGGCGGGCGCGCGGTGGAACGGGGCGCGGTGGGCGACATCCTGGGCGCTCCGCGCGAGGCGTACACCCGGGAGCTGCTCGACGCGGTGCCCCGGGTGGACGCGCCGCGCGGGCGCCCCGCCGCGGAGCAGGGCGACGTGGTGCTCGAAGCCGTCGGCCTGCGGCGGGAGTTCGGGCGCGGCCGACGCGCGGTCACGGCGGTCGACGGGGTGTCGCTCACCGTGCGCGAGGGCGAGACCCTCGGCATCGTGGGGGAGAGCGGCAGCGGCAAGACGACGCTCGGCCGCATGCTCGTGGGTCTCCTCCAGCCGACCGCCGGGCAACTCCGTCACGGGGGTGCGGAGCGGCCCGGCGGCCGGGTCAGGACCGATGTGCAGATGGTGTTCCAGGACCCGGTGTCCTCGCTCAACCCGCGGCGCTCCATCGGCGAGTCCATCGCGGACCCGCTGCGCGCACGGGGCGCCGAGGACACCCTCGTACGGGAACGGGTGAGCGATCTCCTGTCCCGCGTCGGGCTCGAACCCGCGCACTACGACCGCTATCCGCACGAGTTCAGCGGCGGCCAGCGCCAGCGCGTCGGCATCGCCAGGGCGCTCGCCGCCGAGCCCCGGGTCATCGTGTGCGACGAGCCGGTCTCCGCGCTCGACGTCACGACGCAGGCCCAGGTGACCGGGTTGCTCGCCGAGTTGCAGCGCGAGCTCGGGCTCGCGCTGGTCTTCATCGCGCACGACCTCGCGGTCGTGCGCCAGGTCAGCGATCGCGTCGCGGTGATGCGTCAGGGGCGGATCGTGGAGTGCGGCCCGGCGGAGGAGGTGTACGGCGCGCCCCAGGACCCGTACACGAAGCGGCTGCTCGCGGCCGTGCCCGCGCTCGATCCCGAGGCGGCGGCGCGGCGGCGCGAGGCCCGCGCGGAGCTGGCGGCGGACGGCCAGGAGATGGCCGCAGCCTGA